Proteins from a single region of Sandaracinaceae bacterium:
- a CDS encoding nuclear transport factor 2 family protein: MTATELVQAYYAAFNADDMPAFLALLADDVVHDVNQGERQVGATAFASFMAKMSRCYRERLSDIVVMQTPDGTRAAAEFVVHGEYMATDEGLPAANGQTYTLPAGAFFEIADGRITRVTNYYNLPAWTAQVAG, from the coding sequence ATGACCGCGACCGAGCTCGTCCAGGCGTACTACGCCGCCTTCAACGCCGACGACATGCCCGCCTTCCTGGCGCTCCTGGCCGACGACGTGGTGCACGACGTCAACCAGGGCGAGCGGCAGGTGGGCGCGACCGCGTTCGCGTCGTTCATGGCCAAGATGAGCCGCTGCTACCGCGAGCGCCTCTCGGACATCGTGGTCATGCAGACCCCGGACGGGACGCGGGCCGCCGCCGAGTTCGTGGTGCACGGCGAGTACATGGCCACGGACGAGGGCCTGCCCGCGGCCAACGGGCAGACGTACACGCTCCCGGCTGGAGCGTTCTTCGAGATCGCGGACGGACGCATCACGCGGGTGACCAACTACTACAACCTGCCGGCGTGGACCGCGCAGGTGGCGGGGTAG
- a CDS encoding GNAT family N-acetyltransferase — protein MDIQLLHGSGIAPYIDEVARLRITVFRDFPYLYDGTVEYEAEYLATYVRSEDSLCVLVRDGDQVVGASTALPLEDESEAFQRPFVSAGWDVPRIFYYAESVLLPAYRGTGLGVRFFEEREAHARRLGRFGYCAFCAVQRPADHPRRPADYVPLDAFWARRGYQHHPELHTEYRWRDLDEESESPKPMSFWIKPLDPS, from the coding sequence ATGGACATCCAATTGCTGCACGGGTCCGGCATCGCGCCCTACATCGACGAGGTGGCGCGCCTGCGCATCACCGTCTTCCGCGACTTCCCCTACCTGTACGACGGCACCGTCGAGTACGAGGCCGAGTACCTGGCGACCTACGTGCGCAGCGAGGACAGCCTGTGCGTGCTGGTGCGCGACGGCGACCAGGTGGTGGGCGCCTCGACGGCGCTCCCGCTCGAAGACGAGTCCGAGGCCTTCCAGCGCCCCTTCGTTTCCGCCGGCTGGGACGTGCCGCGCATCTTCTATTACGCCGAGTCGGTGCTGCTGCCCGCCTACCGCGGCACAGGGCTCGGGGTGCGCTTCTTCGAGGAGCGCGAGGCCCACGCGCGCCGCCTCGGGCGCTTCGGCTACTGCGCCTTCTGCGCCGTCCAGCGCCCCGCCGACCACCCGCGACGCCCGGCGGACTACGTGCCCCTCGACGCCTTCTGGGCCCGGCGCGGTTACCAGCATCACCCCGAGCTGCACACCGAGTACCGCTGGCGCGATCTCGATGAAGAGAGCGAGTCGCCGAAGCCGATGTCCTTCTGGATCAAGCCCCTCGATCCGAGCTGA
- a CDS encoding ABC transporter ATP-binding protein, protein MSPPAILSITGLSKVYASGQHALDDVNLDIQRGEIFALLGPNGAGKTTLIGIVCGIVNATSGRVLVDGHDASKDFRAARKKVGLVPQELTTDAFETVWATVNFSRGLFGKPKDPALIERILRDLSLWDKRDSKIMTLSGGMKRRVMIAKALSHEPQLLFLDEPSAGVDVELRRDMWALVRRLRDQGVTIILTTHYIEEAEEMADRVGVIRKGQLILVEDKHTLMNKLGTKELRLSLQQPLEAIPEALAEYPLALVDEGRELVFTFDAQQEETGIAPMLRRLHEHGIDFKSLQSSESSLEDIFVRLVKEGA, encoded by the coding sequence ATGTCCCCCCCGGCCATCCTCTCCATCACGGGTCTGAGCAAGGTCTACGCGTCCGGTCAGCACGCCCTCGACGACGTCAACCTCGACATCCAGCGCGGCGAGATCTTCGCGCTGCTGGGCCCCAACGGAGCCGGCAAGACCACGCTCATCGGCATCGTGTGCGGCATCGTCAACGCCACCTCGGGCCGCGTGCTGGTGGATGGGCACGACGCTTCGAAGGACTTCCGGGCCGCGCGCAAGAAGGTCGGCCTCGTCCCGCAGGAGCTCACGACGGACGCGTTCGAGACCGTCTGGGCCACCGTCAATTTCAGCCGCGGCCTGTTCGGCAAGCCCAAGGACCCGGCGCTGATCGAGCGCATCCTGCGCGACCTGTCGCTGTGGGACAAACGCGACAGCAAGATCATGACGCTCTCGGGCGGCATGAAGCGGCGCGTCATGATCGCCAAGGCCCTCTCCCACGAACCCCAGCTGCTGTTCCTGGACGAGCCCTCCGCGGGCGTGGACGTCGAGCTGCGCCGCGACATGTGGGCGCTCGTGCGGCGCCTGCGCGACCAAGGGGTCACCATCATCCTCACCACGCACTACATCGAGGAGGCTGAGGAGATGGCGGACCGCGTGGGCGTCATCCGCAAGGGGCAGCTCATCCTGGTGGAGGACAAGCACACGCTGATGAACAAGCTGGGCACGAAGGAGCTCCGCCTTTCGCTGCAGCAGCCCCTCGAGGCCATCCCCGAGGCGCTCGCCGAGTACCCGCTGGCGCTGGTCGACGAGGGGCGCGAGCTGGTCTTCACCTTCGACGCGCAGCAGGAGGAGACGGGCATCGCGCCCATGCTGCGCCGGCTCCACGAGCACGGCATCGACTTCAAGAGCCTGCAGTCCAGTGAGTCCTCGCTCGAGGACATCTTCGTTCGCCTCGTGAAGGAGGGCGCATGA
- a CDS encoding ABC transporter permease, giving the protein MNRHAVAAIYRFEMARTFRTLMQSIASPVLSTSLYFIVFGAAIGSRMGAVDGVDYGAFIIPGLVMLSLLSESISNASFGIYMPKWSGTIYELLSAPVAFTEIVLGYVGAAATKAMMVGTLILVTARLFVDYEVQHPLLMVGFLALTAVTFSLFGFLIGLWANSFEQLQVIPLMVVTPLTFLGGSFYSIDMLPPFWQKVALVNPVVYLISGFRYSFYGVSDVSPGVSLAMVLVFLTVCGGIVRYMVTTGYKLKS; this is encoded by the coding sequence ATGAACCGTCACGCCGTCGCCGCCATCTATCGCTTCGAGATGGCTCGCACCTTCCGCACGCTGATGCAGAGCATCGCGTCTCCCGTGCTGTCCACGTCCCTCTACTTCATCGTGTTCGGCGCGGCCATCGGCTCGCGCATGGGCGCGGTGGACGGCGTGGACTACGGCGCCTTCATCATCCCCGGGCTGGTCATGCTGTCGCTGCTGAGCGAGAGCATCAGCAACGCCTCCTTCGGCATCTACATGCCCAAGTGGTCCGGCACCATCTACGAGCTGCTCTCCGCGCCCGTGGCCTTCACGGAGATCGTGCTGGGCTATGTCGGTGCGGCGGCCACCAAGGCCATGATGGTGGGCACGCTCATCCTCGTCACCGCGCGGCTCTTCGTGGACTACGAGGTGCAGCACCCGCTCCTGATGGTGGGCTTCCTCGCGCTCACCGCGGTGACGTTCAGCCTGTTCGGGTTCCTCATCGGTCTGTGGGCCAACAGCTTCGAGCAGCTGCAGGTGATCCCGCTCATGGTGGTCACCCCGCTCACGTTCCTCGGCGGGAGCTTCTACTCCATCGACATGCTCCCGCCTTTCTGGCAGAAGGTCGCGCTGGTCAACCCGGTCGTCTACCTCATCAGCGGCTTCCGCTACAGCTTCTATGGGGTCTCGGACGTCAGCCCGGGCGTCAGCCTGGCCATGGTGCTGGTGTTCCTCACCGTGTGTGGCGGTATCGTGCGCTACATGGTGACGACGGGCTACAAGCTCAAGTCCTAG
- a CDS encoding sigma-70 family RNA polymerase sigma factor: protein MPEGYEEQLVLRLRRRDEAAFNELVRLYQGRVYRVVLRMLGDEAEAEDLAQEVFVTVFKAIDQFRGDSKLSTWIYRVAINHAKNRLKYMKRRARGSHKEFDEVGDREGIESASMNTSHQVPRPDHALEARETESIIQRALRELPDEHRELVVLRDVQQLSYEEIQEVTGLASGTVKSRLHRARLALVDKVRQLQHGERGPTEGEP from the coding sequence ATGCCCGAGGGTTACGAAGAACAGCTCGTCTTGCGTTTGAGGCGTCGCGACGAGGCGGCGTTCAACGAGCTGGTCCGGCTGTATCAAGGCCGCGTGTACCGCGTGGTGCTGCGCATGCTGGGCGACGAGGCCGAGGCCGAGGACCTGGCGCAGGAGGTGTTCGTCACGGTCTTCAAGGCCATCGACCAGTTCCGCGGCGACAGCAAGCTGAGCACCTGGATCTACCGGGTGGCCATCAACCACGCGAAGAACCGCCTCAAGTACATGAAGCGGAGGGCGCGGGGGTCCCACAAGGAGTTCGACGAGGTCGGAGACCGCGAGGGCATCGAGAGCGCCAGCATGAACACCAGCCACCAGGTGCCGCGCCCCGATCATGCGCTCGAGGCGCGCGAGACCGAGAGCATCATCCAGCGGGCGCTGCGCGAGCTCCCCGACGAGCACCGCGAGCTGGTGGTGCTGCGGGACGTGCAGCAGCTCTCCTACGAGGAGATCCAGGAAGTGACCGGCCTGGCGTCGGGCACGGTCAAGAGCCGCCTGCACCGCGCGCGGCTCGCGCTGGTGGACAAGGTGCGGCAGCTGCAGCATGGGGAGCGCGGACCGACAGAAGGTGAGCCATGA
- a CDS encoding serine/threonine protein kinase: protein MTADADRDALMRTLLADGVDVDADPRSSLGRGLPSSRAPAPSDLPAAIVGASDGAEYQLDYVLGEGGMATVWLARQRALAREVAVKRAHSPSEGGAKQLLREAVLTGQLEHPNIVPVHAVVQDAEGPAVVMKRVSGRTWEELIEDGAPLERHLEIMLQVCQACAFAHSRGVIHRDVKPDNVMIGDFGEVYLLDWGVAVRADAAVAHKLAGTPAYMAPEMTRGRCDERSDVFLLGASLHHAVTGAPRHRGESMLETVAAAMRCAPFAYEPSVPDELAGILSTACAREPSERFPTVDALREALLALREHRAASRLVATGTARAEQLAELARDPSKADYSQAQALFTETRFAFEQAREVWPEHPEAGAGLRASVAQMVRFELTLEHVDAAFALFETLPAESVERLALSECMEAARDARSARASHVLALERDRDLSFGAGPRARAALALSVGVLVLTLGLSLDRLDRPGFQPSTGRLVFVGACVLAVMVAVVAAWRRRGAFNLVNRRIAQLCIGTLALSFLQRFAGHLAGSGVPAVLLTDAFLLAAGGFALSAFHRAGGVLAALSLGVAFAGALRPAILDELFIGLSVCIPLVALLSARWGPTASG from the coding sequence GTGACGGCGGACGCCGACCGCGACGCACTCATGCGCACGCTGCTCGCCGACGGTGTCGACGTCGACGCCGATCCGCGCAGCTCGCTCGGTCGCGGTCTTCCCTCGAGTCGCGCGCCTGCGCCGAGCGACCTGCCTGCTGCGATCGTGGGGGCCAGCGACGGCGCCGAGTACCAGTTGGACTACGTACTCGGCGAAGGAGGCATGGCGACGGTGTGGTTGGCTCGGCAGCGCGCGCTCGCGCGAGAGGTCGCCGTCAAGCGCGCGCACTCCCCCAGCGAGGGGGGCGCGAAGCAGCTGCTGCGCGAGGCCGTGCTCACGGGTCAGCTGGAGCACCCCAACATCGTCCCCGTGCATGCGGTCGTGCAGGACGCCGAGGGGCCCGCCGTAGTGATGAAGCGCGTGAGCGGGCGCACGTGGGAGGAGCTCATCGAGGACGGAGCGCCCCTCGAGCGGCACCTCGAGATCATGTTGCAGGTCTGCCAGGCCTGCGCCTTCGCCCACAGCCGCGGCGTCATCCACCGCGACGTGAAGCCCGACAACGTGATGATTGGCGACTTCGGCGAGGTCTACCTGCTGGACTGGGGCGTCGCCGTGCGGGCTGACGCAGCCGTCGCACACAAGCTGGCAGGCACCCCCGCGTACATGGCGCCCGAGATGACCCGCGGACGTTGCGACGAGCGCTCCGACGTGTTCCTGCTCGGCGCCAGCTTGCATCACGCCGTCACGGGGGCGCCGCGCCACCGTGGCGAGAGCATGCTCGAGACCGTCGCGGCGGCCATGCGCTGCGCTCCGTTCGCCTACGAACCGAGCGTCCCCGACGAGCTCGCTGGCATCCTCTCGACGGCGTGTGCGCGAGAGCCAAGCGAGCGCTTTCCGACGGTCGACGCGCTGCGCGAGGCGCTGCTGGCGCTTCGGGAGCACCGCGCGGCCTCGCGGTTGGTCGCCACTGGGACCGCGCGCGCCGAGCAGCTGGCGGAACTCGCGCGCGACCCCTCCAAGGCCGACTACAGCCAGGCGCAGGCCCTCTTCACCGAGACGCGCTTCGCGTTCGAGCAAGCCCGCGAGGTTTGGCCCGAGCACCCCGAGGCGGGCGCGGGACTGCGCGCTTCGGTGGCCCAGATGGTACGGTTCGAGCTCACGCTGGAGCATGTGGACGCAGCCTTCGCCCTCTTCGAGACGCTCCCAGCGGAGAGCGTCGAGCGCTTGGCCCTGAGCGAGTGCATGGAGGCGGCCAGGGACGCGCGGAGCGCGCGCGCGTCACACGTCCTGGCCCTCGAACGTGACCGCGATCTCTCCTTCGGAGCGGGCCCTCGTGCGCGGGCGGCGTTGGCGCTGTCCGTCGGGGTGCTCGTGCTGACGCTCGGCTTGTCCCTCGACCGCCTCGATCGGCCGGGGTTCCAGCCGTCGACCGGACGCCTGGTGTTCGTCGGCGCCTGTGTCTTGGCCGTGATGGTCGCCGTCGTCGCCGCCTGGCGTCGGCGCGGCGCGTTCAACCTCGTCAACCGCCGTATCGCTCAGCTCTGCATCGGCACGCTGGCCCTCAGCTTCCTGCAACGCTTCGCCGGGCACCTCGCAGGCAGCGGCGTGCCCGCCGTGCTGCTTACGGATGCGTTCCTGCTTGCGGCGGGAGGCTTCGCGCTCTCGGCGTTTCATCGCGCTGGGGGCGTGCTCGCGGCGCTCAGCCTCGGGGTCGCCTTCGCGGGCGCCCTGCGCCCTGCCATCCTCGACGAGCTGTTCATCGGCCTGTCCGTCTGCATACCGCTCGTAGCGCTGCTCTCTGCGCGGTGGGGACCCACGGCGAGCGGCTGA